Proteins found in one Paenibacillus borealis genomic segment:
- a CDS encoding MDR family MFS transporter, producing the protein MNEASQIKVKYKVIPVLVALLLGGFIGLLSETMMNVALPVLMAEWNLSASTAQWITTGYILVISIIMPVSALLLQWFTTRKLFVTAISLFMLGTLAAGLAPGFGMLLIGRLVQAAGTAILMPVIFNTILTIIPPAKRGAAMGMVGLVMMVAPALGPTVSGLIIDKLDWHWMFWVLVPFLVIDFIIGLLNIENVATITKPKIDALSLILSTIAFGGIVYGLSVVGEGDGGWGSTKVIACLVIGLAALLLFILRQLTMKQPIMNLRAFKYPMFTTGTLFIVIGFLTIFATSYLLPIFMQGSLKLSALYAGLLMLPAGLVNAILSPIIGRSFDKVGPRVLVIPGMIILSAAMWMFTSVDVNTPVYMIILMHCCMTAGLALTLMPAQTNGLNQLPRELHPHGTAIMNTLQQLASAVGTALIVSVMTAGQSTYISTHSSTAAAEMGSLSLAAGVHNAFILAAAITLIGVIAGFFVRRSIVHSHAAAQPDKPRRQTAS; encoded by the coding sequence ATGAATGAGGCATCACAAATCAAGGTGAAATACAAGGTAATCCCTGTGCTCGTAGCGCTATTACTGGGGGGATTCATCGGTCTGTTAAGTGAGACCATGATGAACGTGGCCCTGCCGGTGCTTATGGCGGAGTGGAATCTTTCCGCTTCAACCGCACAATGGATCACCACAGGTTACATTCTGGTCATCAGCATCATTATGCCGGTCTCAGCCTTACTGCTGCAGTGGTTCACAACTAGGAAATTATTCGTCACGGCAATCAGCTTATTTATGCTCGGAACCTTGGCCGCAGGACTTGCCCCGGGCTTTGGGATGCTGCTTATAGGGCGTTTGGTTCAGGCGGCGGGTACTGCAATCTTGATGCCGGTTATCTTCAATACGATCCTGACTATTATTCCACCAGCGAAACGCGGGGCGGCTATGGGGATGGTAGGTCTCGTGATGATGGTAGCTCCGGCGCTTGGACCTACCGTGTCCGGGCTGATCATCGACAAGCTGGATTGGCACTGGATGTTCTGGGTGCTGGTCCCATTCCTCGTGATCGACTTTATCATCGGGCTGCTTAATATTGAGAATGTGGCAACGATCACCAAACCGAAGATTGATGCACTGTCGCTTATCCTGTCCACTATCGCCTTTGGCGGAATCGTATATGGGCTTAGTGTGGTGGGCGAAGGAGATGGAGGCTGGGGCAGCACGAAGGTTATTGCCTGCCTTGTTATCGGACTTGCAGCACTCTTACTGTTTATCTTGCGCCAGCTCACGATGAAGCAGCCGATCATGAATTTGCGGGCGTTCAAATATCCGATGTTCACAACAGGTACATTATTTATTGTCATCGGCTTCCTGACGATCTTCGCGACATCCTACCTGCTGCCGATCTTCATGCAGGGCTCGCTGAAATTGTCAGCTCTGTATGCCGGGCTGCTCATGCTTCCCGCCGGGCTGGTCAATGCTATACTGTCACCCATTATCGGACGGAGCTTTGATAAAGTCGGCCCCCGGGTACTGGTTATTCCGGGTATGATCATTTTGTCGGCCGCCATGTGGATGTTCACCAGCGTTGACGTAAATACTCCAGTCTACATGATCATTCTTATGCATTGCTGCATGACGGCGGGCCTGGCGCTTACCCTGATGCCGGCGCAGACGAACGGGCTGAATCAGCTTCCGCGGGAACTGCATCCGCACGGTACAGCCATCATGAATACTCTGCAGCAGTTAGCCAGTGCCGTAGGAACAGCTCTGATTGTAAGTGTGATGACCGCGGGCCAAAGCACCTACATCAGTACTCATTCGAGTACCGCCGCAGCGGAGATGGGATCACTAAGTCTGGCGGCAGGCGTGCATAATGCATTCATTCTGGCTGCAGCGATCACCTTGATTGGTGTGATTGCCGGGTTCTTCGTGAGACGGAGTATCGTTCACAGTCATGCTGCAGCACAGCCGGATAAGCCAAGACGTCAGACTGCTTCTTAA
- a CDS encoding glycerate kinase, translating to MREKTFVLAPDSFKESMTAKEVCIAMESGLRKIYPEASYIHVPMADGGEGTVQSLVDASGGEIHYRKVVGPLGQPVTAKYGILGDGQTAAIEMASASGIQLVDKADRNPLITTTYGTGELILECLEQGIRKIIIGIGGSATNDGGAGMAEALGARFIDEAGELLPRGGGSLGRLSSVDISSLDARLQQVQLIVACDVTNPLCGDHGASAVFGPQKGATPEMVQQLDANLAHYAAVVKQQLHKDVRDLPGAGAAGGLGAGLMIFTQATLQKGIEIVIEYTGLARKLADADFVFTGEGGIDFQTKFGKTPYGVARTAKANGKKVIALAGYIGEGIETLYAEGIDAIFGIVPGASGLEQLLAEGPANVERTCENIARLLTISE from the coding sequence ATGAGAGAGAAAACCTTTGTACTGGCACCGGATTCCTTTAAAGAGAGTATGACCGCGAAGGAAGTCTGCATTGCGATGGAGAGCGGACTGCGGAAGATTTATCCGGAAGCGTCTTATATCCATGTTCCCATGGCAGACGGCGGAGAGGGGACGGTACAATCCCTTGTGGATGCTTCCGGCGGGGAGATTCATTATAGAAAAGTAGTGGGGCCGCTCGGACAGCCGGTTACAGCGAAATACGGAATCCTTGGTGACGGACAGACTGCGGCGATCGAGATGGCTTCTGCCAGCGGCATTCAGCTGGTGGATAAGGCAGACCGGAATCCGCTGATCACAACGACTTACGGTACAGGTGAACTGATTCTGGAATGTCTGGAACAGGGAATCCGGAAAATTATTATCGGCATCGGCGGGAGTGCGACCAATGACGGCGGCGCAGGCATGGCCGAGGCGCTGGGTGCGAGATTCATCGATGAGGCGGGGGAGTTGCTGCCGCGCGGCGGCGGTAGTCTGGGCCGGCTGAGCAGCGTCGACATCAGCTCGCTTGATGCAAGACTGCAGCAGGTTCAGCTGATTGTCGCCTGCGACGTGACGAATCCGCTCTGCGGCGATCACGGGGCATCGGCGGTATTCGGCCCGCAAAAAGGCGCTACACCTGAAATGGTGCAGCAGCTGGATGCCAACCTTGCCCATTATGCGGCAGTGGTGAAGCAGCAGCTTCACAAGGACGTGCGGGATCTTCCCGGTGCCGGTGCGGCCGGCGGTCTGGGGGCAGGCCTTATGATCTTTACGCAGGCCACACTCCAGAAGGGGATCGAGATCGTGATCGAGTACACGGGTCTTGCGCGGAAGCTGGCGGATGCGGACTTCGTATTTACCGGTGAAGGCGGAATCGATTTCCAGACCAAATTCGGCAAAACACCGTATGGCGTAGCCCGTACCGCCAAGGCCAACGGCAAGAAAGTGATTGCCCTGGCCGGTTACATCGGCGAAGGAATTGAAACGCTGTATGCAGAAGGTATCGATGCTATCTTTGGCATTGTGCCGGGGGCTTCCGGCCTGGAGCAGCTGCTGGCCGAAGGGCCGGCCAATGTAGAGCGGACCTGCGAGAATATCGCGAGGTTGCTGACGATTAGCGAATAG
- a CDS encoding GntP family permease, producing the protein MEGLIIGWYGALAGLAIAIILILRKLNPVYALFLGAIVGALIGGANLEQTVSVLVSGTQSVMGTVLRVLAAGVLAGVMMESGAAEAIAQAIVKKFGGSKAILALALATMVITAMGVFIPVAVLIVAPIALSVGNKMGISKVALLLALSGGGKAGNIISPNPNTIAAARGFDLDLSHVMLAGLIPAVCGLIVTVILASLLKKKGIMVTTEEAANGTDTANTATYPPLSRAIVAPLVAIVLLMINPIGSISGIEALARLKVDALYILPLAGIIGMLAMGQGNKVLQYTSSGLSKMTATVLILIGAGGIAGLISASDLSNQVVHLIELSGISGTFLAPISGILMAAATASTSTGVIVATGSFGQAILDMGTAPLAAAVMVHTGATVIDSLPQGTYFHVTADSMKMTIKQRMGLIPYEAVVGGTMTIVATLVYGFLF; encoded by the coding sequence ATGGAAGGATTAATCATTGGTTGGTACGGAGCACTGGCAGGACTGGCAATTGCCATTATTCTGATCCTTAGAAAATTAAATCCGGTATACGCACTGTTCCTGGGAGCCATTGTAGGGGCGCTTATCGGTGGAGCCAATCTGGAACAGACGGTAAGCGTTCTTGTAAGCGGTACACAAAGTGTAATGGGCACGGTTCTGCGGGTGCTGGCCGCCGGAGTCCTGGCTGGTGTCATGATGGAATCAGGTGCGGCTGAAGCGATAGCCCAGGCTATTGTCAAAAAGTTCGGCGGAAGCAAGGCAATTCTGGCGCTGGCGCTGGCGACGATGGTCATTACGGCCATGGGGGTATTCATCCCGGTAGCTGTCTTAATTGTAGCTCCGATTGCTCTGTCGGTGGGTAACAAAATGGGCATTTCCAAGGTAGCGCTGCTGCTGGCGCTGTCGGGCGGAGGCAAAGCCGGGAATATTATATCCCCGAATCCGAATACCATCGCAGCCGCACGGGGCTTCGACCTGGATCTGAGCCATGTGATGCTGGCGGGCCTGATCCCGGCTGTCTGCGGATTAATTGTAACCGTTATCCTTGCCTCATTGCTGAAGAAAAAAGGTATAATGGTTACCACTGAAGAAGCTGCAAACGGTACCGACACTGCGAATACAGCTACTTATCCGCCGCTCAGCCGAGCGATTGTCGCTCCTCTGGTTGCGATTGTCCTGCTGATGATTAATCCAATCGGTTCGATATCCGGAATAGAGGCATTGGCCAGACTCAAAGTGGATGCGCTTTATATTCTGCCGCTGGCTGGTATTATCGGTATGCTGGCGATGGGACAGGGAAACAAGGTTCTGCAGTATACGTCCTCAGGTCTCAGTAAAATGACAGCCACCGTCCTGATTCTGATCGGGGCAGGAGGAATTGCCGGCTTGATCTCTGCTTCGGATTTATCGAATCAGGTGGTTCATCTCATTGAGCTGTCCGGTATCTCCGGCACGTTCCTGGCACCGATCTCCGGTATTCTGATGGCAGCGGCAACCGCGTCCACTTCGACTGGGGTTATTGTGGCGACCGGCTCCTTCGGACAGGCCATTCTGGATATGGGCACGGCTCCGCTGGCGGCAGCCGTTATGGTCCATACCGGGGCGACGGTCATCGACTCGCTGCCGCAGGGCACCTACTTCCACGTTACTGCTGACAGTATGAAGATGACGATCAAGCAGCGTATGGGGCTTATTCCTTACGAAGCGGTTGTCGGCGGAACGATGACGATTGTGGCTACGCTGGTTTACGGATTTTTATTCTAA
- a CDS encoding MarR family winged helix-turn-helix transcriptional regulator, with product MNKYNAATTTGDAGMDQYTEDIGYIMWRVTNNWQKLMKAELREVDLTHVQFALLRSCHALNERESASGVTQIQIAHNSDIDPMMASEVLRTLEKKGYISRVPHPQDTRAKLIALTESGVAVMERASQIVMSADQMFFSKLGPDMPDFIARLKTLST from the coding sequence ATGAACAAATATAATGCAGCAACAACGACGGGAGACGCGGGAATGGATCAATATACAGAAGATATAGGTTATATCATGTGGAGAGTCACGAACAATTGGCAAAAATTGATGAAAGCCGAGCTGCGGGAGGTAGATCTGACACATGTCCAGTTTGCGCTGCTGCGGTCCTGCCATGCACTGAATGAGCGGGAAAGCGCGTCCGGTGTGACGCAGATTCAGATTGCCCACAATTCTGATATCGATCCGATGATGGCTTCAGAAGTGCTGAGAACACTGGAGAAAAAAGGGTATATCAGCCGTGTGCCGCATCCGCAGGATACAAGAGCCAAGCTGATCGCACTGACCGAATCCGGAGTAGCTGTAATGGAACGTGCCAGCCAGATCGTTATGAGCGCAGATCAGATGTTTTTCTCCAAGCTGGGGCCGGATATGCCAGATTTCATTGCCCGGTTGAAGACACTGTCGACATAG
- a CDS encoding CdaR family transcriptional regulator codes for MFQLSEKQAQDIVDKMMMDIPYNINIMNHQGIIVGSGNKERVGTVHQGAVKALSTGQMVEVLEDGLYEKKGTNEPIVIGNTRVGVIGISGSPEEVRPFCNIVRTTVSLLIEQRNTLENLANEANRKKAMLEMLLAHQGAYSQKLRKEAAPYNIDLLLKTTVLYLKHFNPEKDAAKLLLRYPSFQLDEDTWLLLIQNRPDCSPLIAELLHNQPLLLLASGRHESSIAEGYRQAKSALSILLALRPASQSITFDEAEFLVKLSHAKLSDKPGRAIKLEDTADLLETLRSFINHNCSVSQTADHLNIHRNTLQYRLKRIESITGKDPRNLLQLFELTYELLALYK; via the coding sequence TTGTTTCAGCTATCGGAGAAGCAGGCGCAGGACATTGTAGACAAAATGATGATGGATATTCCTTATAACATCAACATCATGAATCATCAGGGGATTATTGTCGGCAGCGGAAATAAGGAGCGGGTTGGCACAGTTCACCAGGGGGCGGTCAAGGCATTGTCCACCGGGCAGATGGTGGAGGTGCTGGAGGATGGTCTATATGAGAAAAAAGGGACCAACGAGCCGATTGTCATCGGCAACACCCGCGTTGGTGTGATCGGAATCTCCGGCAGTCCGGAAGAAGTCCGGCCTTTCTGTAACATCGTAAGAACCACGGTATCCCTGCTCATCGAGCAACGGAATACGCTGGAGAATCTCGCGAATGAGGCAAACCGCAAGAAGGCTATGCTGGAGATGCTGCTCGCCCATCAGGGAGCATATTCCCAGAAATTAAGAAAAGAGGCCGCCCCCTACAACATCGATCTGCTGCTGAAGACTACGGTGCTCTATCTCAAGCACTTCAATCCGGAAAAGGATGCGGCGAAGCTCCTGCTGCGTTACCCGTCCTTCCAGCTGGATGAGGATACCTGGCTGCTGCTGATCCAGAACCGTCCCGACTGCAGCCCGCTGATCGCAGAGCTGCTGCATAATCAGCCGCTCCTGCTGCTGGCCTCCGGCAGGCACGAATCCAGCATTGCGGAAGGGTACCGCCAGGCCAAGTCAGCCTTGAGTATACTGCTTGCGCTGAGGCCTGCTTCACAATCCATTACCTTCGATGAAGCTGAATTCCTGGTGAAGCTCAGCCATGCGAAGCTGTCGGACAAGCCCGGCCGGGCGATCAAGCTGGAGGATACAGCCGATCTGCTGGAAACCCTCAGAAGCTTCATTAACCATAACTGCAGCGTCTCGCAAACGGCGGATCATCTCAATATTCACCGCAATACTCTGCAATACCGCCTGAAGCGGATTGAGAGTATTACCGGCAAAGACCCGAGGAATCTGCTGCAGCTCTTCGAGCTTACGTATGAGTTGCTGGCGCTCTATAAGTAG
- a CDS encoding response regulator transcription factor encodes MRKLLIVDDEKNIRRGLQAMIEREYKDVYDIRLACDAFEALDILKSENIDLLITDIRMPEMDGIGLIKSIQDFNLKPVIVIVSGYDDFSYAKAAIRYEVKEYLLKPVIREELAAAIKRAEEELVRRAEVIDALSASSEQREEYMESQLNYYAGYPSAEAEEVRERLAQLELDWMDHGFHTVIIKYAGDVQAIGTITFKAQIHALIEQLQPAFHFRFVRFFDRNSHAVILTEGALAAPIITGQLMQADSHLNIAVSGLNYGMEKLYSAYEEAAVSLKHTFMLPAPGIVTFEEICLKDSGYQVPVDTIKRVANMLGSGRETEMLRLLHEILDAADISPKNIGYLEGISRALNEIVFNQSIQLYGKEESAEMLQRYNKVSDLYQFSCFQDYYREAESLFLLLDDYLHTLKSVQMDNKEMKKALQYIQENYAQNINMTIISNLVSFNYSYFSQAFREYTGENFVNYLKKYRIGKAKQLLQTTDDMIYEIAKNSGFENTKNFNRVFKESEGVSPVEYRNQQKVLSAPKDQ; translated from the coding sequence ATGAGAAAGCTCCTGATTGTGGATGATGAAAAGAATATCCGCCGCGGGCTTCAGGCCATGATTGAGCGGGAATATAAAGATGTCTATGACATCCGTTTGGCCTGTGATGCATTTGAGGCGCTGGACATACTGAAATCTGAGAATATAGACCTTCTGATTACGGATATCCGTATGCCGGAGATGGATGGGATCGGATTAATAAAATCGATTCAAGACTTCAATCTGAAGCCAGTAATTGTGATTGTCAGCGGCTATGATGATTTCTCTTATGCCAAAGCGGCTATCCGCTATGAAGTGAAGGAATATCTGCTCAAACCGGTGATCCGCGAGGAATTGGCTGCTGCAATTAAGCGCGCTGAAGAGGAGCTTGTACGAAGAGCGGAAGTGATAGATGCACTGTCCGCGTCCTCTGAGCAGCGGGAGGAGTACATGGAGAGCCAGCTGAATTACTACGCGGGCTATCCTTCAGCTGAGGCGGAAGAGGTTAGAGAGCGGCTGGCCCAGCTGGAGCTGGACTGGATGGATCACGGTTTTCATACAGTGATAATCAAATATGCCGGGGATGTGCAGGCAATAGGGACGATTACCTTTAAGGCGCAGATTCATGCGTTAATAGAACAGCTTCAGCCCGCATTTCATTTTCGCTTCGTGCGGTTTTTTGACCGAAATTCGCATGCTGTTATCCTGACGGAGGGCGCGCTTGCTGCACCGATTATAACCGGACAGCTGATGCAGGCTGATTCTCACCTGAACATCGCCGTAAGCGGGCTGAATTATGGGATGGAGAAGCTCTACTCTGCTTATGAGGAGGCGGCTGTTTCTTTGAAGCATACTTTCATGCTGCCCGCACCCGGAATCGTAACATTCGAGGAGATTTGCCTTAAGGATAGCGGCTATCAGGTACCTGTAGATACAATCAAAAGGGTTGCGAATATGCTGGGTTCAGGGCGTGAGACGGAGATGCTGAGGCTGCTTCATGAAATATTGGACGCTGCGGATATCAGCCCGAAGAATATCGGGTATCTTGAGGGAATCAGCAGAGCCCTGAACGAAATTGTATTTAATCAATCCATTCAATTGTATGGTAAAGAAGAATCAGCGGAAATGCTGCAACGGTACAATAAGGTAAGCGATTTATATCAGTTCAGCTGTTTCCAAGACTATTACCGTGAAGCAGAGAGCTTGTTCCTGCTGCTGGATGACTACCTCCATACCTTGAAATCCGTGCAGATGGATAATAAAGAAATGAAGAAGGCACTCCAGTACATTCAAGAGAACTATGCACAGAATATTAATATGACCATTATTTCTAATCTAGTATCCTTTAACTATTCTTATTTCAGCCAGGCTTTCCGGGAATATACGGGAGAGAATTTTGTGAACTATTTGAAGAAGTACCGGATCGGTAAGGCCAAGCAGCTGCTTCAAACCACAGATGATATGATTTACGAGATCGCCAAGAATTCCGGGTTTGAGAACACGAAGAACTTCAACCGGGTATTTAAAGAAAGTGAAGGTGTGAGTCCGGTAGAATACCGTAATCAGCAAAAAGTATTGTCTGCGCCAAAAGATCAATAG
- a CDS encoding DNA/RNA non-specific endonuclease, producing the protein MSSARLIFNEDEVQRLQTRIGQVSQDTNRLYLQLKGQSSGWGGIPLGDHLVKAQVMINELTVEAEKLEDIIRTALKGVAGLQEENKRQADKLTQQFSLLTGAFGSFGTPNAAGRVSIPAFVQKSVAYLITSVTVLLGKDELNNDPAVQKLRNIIQTSGLLTVEGIAALSKLKDIFAARDGIAKAQMAFKVYEAFGNKTQMEAVHAQAEEARRKLASLGVGKVQYEAGKDLSGYFKQPAVKACDYDPSITAESVPLIHNEEYLLLLRLAMEKSAAGNYARSQLEVKREEIRIAEAVRQVQEQIEAARRLNGPPLELPDGTPITASNKRNETTFNYYMERISDPKVTNQVLAYEMWLEDTYGMTAWRKKVVQADAVVRAFGEGLITEVVMGVADTATFAFNVVVHPVKTTTEMKNQAVYIMEHPEVLVEAAKMAYHNFDEGTPEEKAAMLGSVASILVPGLQVTKIGKAGKVFSGVEDVVSQAAKDALKGIKQKLPDLGPVLQTPEGLAFKAGEIPDAPALPKTSVQQQYIDAMDEMGGGGSRIEGPGEVPEKTFADNPFDDTGKLIPNAKYKAGEHQYNYETDQLGRIEKFSTDELKLTARDERLPHDANTPGKVTGDHAGHLAGDRFGGSPEIDNLVSQSSNVNLSKYKKIENQWAAAIKEGKQVKVNVEVKYEGDDLRPSKFIIDYEIDGEFFSKDLLN; encoded by the coding sequence TTGTCTTCCGCAAGACTTATATTTAACGAGGATGAAGTCCAGCGCCTGCAGACCAGAATAGGCCAGGTAAGCCAGGACACCAACCGGCTGTATTTGCAGCTGAAGGGCCAGTCCAGCGGCTGGGGCGGAATTCCCCTGGGAGACCACCTGGTGAAGGCCCAGGTCATGATCAATGAATTAACCGTAGAAGCGGAGAAATTGGAGGATATCATCCGGACCGCCCTGAAAGGAGTCGCAGGACTGCAGGAGGAGAATAAACGGCAGGCTGACAAGCTTACGCAGCAGTTTAGTCTTCTCACGGGTGCATTCGGAAGCTTTGGGACGCCAAATGCCGCTGGCCGGGTTTCCATTCCAGCCTTTGTGCAGAAGAGTGTAGCGTATCTGATCACTTCTGTTACCGTCCTGCTGGGAAAGGATGAGCTGAATAACGATCCGGCAGTGCAGAAGCTGCGGAATATCATCCAAACGTCCGGGCTTTTGACCGTAGAGGGTATTGCGGCCCTAAGCAAGCTGAAGGATATCTTCGCGGCGCGGGATGGGATCGCGAAGGCGCAGATGGCCTTCAAGGTCTATGAAGCGTTCGGCAACAAGACGCAGATGGAGGCCGTCCACGCGCAGGCCGAAGAAGCACGCCGGAAGCTGGCGTCCCTGGGTGTAGGCAAGGTCCAATATGAAGCAGGGAAAGATCTAAGCGGCTATTTCAAGCAGCCGGCTGTCAAAGCCTGCGATTATGATCCGTCGATCACGGCGGAGAGTGTACCGCTCATACATAATGAAGAATATCTCCTGCTGCTGCGGCTGGCGATGGAGAAGAGTGCTGCTGGGAACTATGCGCGAAGCCAGCTGGAAGTGAAGCGGGAGGAGATCAGGATCGCTGAGGCTGTGAGGCAGGTCCAGGAGCAGATCGAAGCTGCAAGACGGCTGAACGGTCCGCCGCTGGAACTGCCGGACGGCACTCCGATTACCGCTAGCAACAAAAGAAATGAGACGACCTTTAACTATTATATGGAGCGGATTTCTGATCCCAAAGTAACCAATCAGGTGCTGGCCTATGAAATGTGGCTGGAAGACACGTACGGTATGACGGCATGGCGGAAAAAAGTCGTACAAGCGGACGCGGTAGTAAGAGCTTTTGGGGAAGGCTTGATCACAGAGGTCGTCATGGGTGTGGCGGATACGGCTACGTTTGCCTTCAACGTTGTGGTTCACCCGGTCAAAACAACAACGGAAATGAAGAATCAAGCGGTGTATATCATGGAGCATCCGGAAGTACTGGTGGAAGCGGCCAAGATGGCGTATCATAATTTTGACGAAGGAACGCCGGAAGAGAAGGCAGCGATGCTGGGCTCGGTAGCGTCCATCCTGGTTCCGGGACTGCAGGTCACCAAAATCGGAAAAGCCGGGAAAGTGTTCAGCGGGGTGGAAGACGTCGTCAGCCAGGCGGCGAAAGATGCCCTTAAAGGGATCAAGCAGAAGCTCCCGGATCTGGGTCCGGTATTGCAGACACCGGAAGGGCTGGCCTTCAAGGCAGGGGAGATACCCGATGCCCCAGCGTTGCCGAAGACATCCGTGCAGCAGCAATATATTGATGCGATGGATGAAATGGGTGGTGGCGGGAGTAGGATTGAGGGGCCGGGTGAAGTACCTGAAAAGACTTTTGCTGATAATCCTTTTGATGATACAGGGAAACTTATACCTAATGCGAAGTATAAGGCAGGTGAGCACCAATATAATTATGAAACAGATCAGTTGGGTAGAATTGAAAAGTTTAGTACGGATGAGCTAAAATTAACGGCAAGAGATGAAAGGTTACCGCATGATGCAAATACACCGGGCAAAGTAACTGGAGACCATGCAGGTCATTTGGCAGGAGACAGATTTGGAGGGTCACCAGAGATTGATAACCTTGTATCTCAGTCAAGTAATGTGAATTTGAGTAAGTATAAAAAAATTGAAAATCAGTGGGCGGCAGCAATAAAGGAAGGAAAGCAAGTAAAAGTAAATGTTGAAGTGAAATATGAGGGAGATGACTTACGACCATCTAAATTTATTATAGATTACGAGATAGATGGAGAATTTTTTTCTAAGGATTTATTGAATTGA